The Labilibaculum sp. sequence TGAATTTTTAAATTTTGACCCAACAGACATGAATTGGATTAATCGCGATCGATTTTTCCTTGATCCAGGTCACATGTCTCCAATGTTGTATTCCATTCTTTCCTTAATCGGAAATTACACAATGGAAGAACTTGCAAATTTCAGACAATGGGGAAGTCCAACTCCTGGCCACCCTGAAGTTGATTTTGCAAGAGGTGTTGAAAACACTTCCGGTCCTTTAGGACAAGGTCATACAATGGCTGTTGGTGCTGCAATTGCAGAGCGTTTTCTAGTAGCCCGCTTTGGCAACTGGATGGCACACAAAATTTACACTTTCATTTCCGATGGTGGAATTCAAGAAGAAATTGCTCAGGGAGCTGGTCGGATTGCAGGTACTTTAGGATTAAGCAATTTAATCATGTTCTATGATTCCAATAACATCCAACTTTCAACTAAAGTTGAAGAAGTTACAGTAGAAGATACTGCTAAAAAGTACGAAGCCTGGAACTGGAATGTTATCACTATTAAAGGAAACGATGCAACGGCAATTCGTGAAGCTTTAGCCGCTGCCAACAAAGAAAGCGAAAGACCAACTCTTATCATCGGAAAAACCCTAATGGGTAAAGGTGCCGTTGATATTGATGGCTGCAGCTTCGAAAATATGGTTTCTACTCACGGACAACCATTAGGTGCCGCTGGTGCCTCAATTGAAAAAACTATTGAAAACTTAGGTGGAAACCCTGAAAATCCATTCCAGATTTTCCCGGAAGTACAAGAATATTACGCCGAAGTATTAAAGAAAAAGCAAGAATATGCTTCTGCCAAAAAAGCTGAACAAGCTGAATGGGCAAAAGCAAATCCTGAATTGGCGGCTAAACTGGAGAAGTTCTTTAGCAACGAAGCTCCGGAACTTGATTACGAAGCAATTGTTCAAAAATCAGGTGATGCAACTCGTTCTGCTTCGTCTGTAGTTTTGGCTGAATTGGCTAAAAATGTTGAAAACATGATTGTGTCTTCAGCTGATTTAAGCAACTCTGATAAAACGGATGGTTTCTTGAAAAACACCAAAGCTCTTGCGAAAGGTGATTTCTCAGGAGCATTCCTTCAAGCAGGTGTTGCCGAATTAACTATGGCTTCTATCTGTAACGGTATTGCTCTTCACGGTGGTGTAATTGCTGCTTGTGGAACTTTCTTTGTTTTTTCTGATTACATGAAACCTGCAGTTCGTTTAGCGGCTTTAATGCAGGTTCCGGTAAAATATATCTGGACTCACGATGCATTCCGCGTTGGAGAAGATGGACCAACTCATCAGCCAATTGAGCAGGAAGCTCAGATTCGTTTACTTGAGCAGTTGAAAAATCACTCCGGACAAATGAGTTTATTAGCTCTTCGCCCAGCTGATGCAGATGAAGCTACTGTCGCATGGAAAATGGCAATGGAGAACACAAAAACTCCTACTGCTTTAATTCTTTCCCGTCAGAACATCACAAAACTACCATCGAAAGAAAATCGTTATCAGGAAGCTCTTCAGGCTCAAAAAGGTGCTTACATTGTTGAGAAACCTGAAACAACTCCAGATGTTGTTCTTTTAGCAAGTGGATCGGAAGTAGCAACTTTAGTTGAAGGTGCTAAAATCTTACGTGCTGAAAAAGGATTAAAGGTACAAATTGTATCTGTTCCTTCCGAAGGGTTATTCAGAACTCAATCTGCAGCCTACCAAAATGAAGTAATTCCTGCTGGAATTCCAGTACTCGGATTAACTGCAGGTTTACCTGTAACTCTTCTTGGCTTGGTTGGCCCTCTTGGAAAATCAATTGGATTGGATCATTTTGGTTATTCTGCACCAGCAAATATTTTAGATGAAAAATTTGGTTACACCGCAGAAAATGTTGTAAAAGAAGTATTAGCCCTGCTTCAAAAATAATATACATTGCAAATAAAAATTATCCGGGATCATTGCGATTCCGGATTTTTTTTGATCGTGCATTAAACCATCTTCAAAGAAAATAGTCCTAATCTAACGCATAACAAATGTGAAATAACTATTTTTAAAATCCATTACTTGAATGCAAAATTGATGAACCACAAATCTGACGAAGAAATATTAGAACTTTTTCGAGATAAGCACACGCAAAGTCAGGCTTTTACTTTTTTGGTGAAGAAATACCAGGAAAGATTGTATTGGCAAATCAGAAAAATTGTTCTTTTGCACGACGACTCAGATGACGTTTTGCAAAATACTTTTGTTAAAATATGGAAAGGCTTACAAAATTTTAGATCCGACTCCCAACTGTTTACCTGGATGTTTCGAATTGCAACTAATGAGGCCTTAACCTATATAAAAGAGAAGCAAAAAAAATATTTGGGATACTCAAATGGCGAAGTTGAAGAGATGCTTTTAGCCAATTTAGAAGCCGATCCTTATTTTGATGGAAACAAAGCTCAGTTGGAACTGCAAAAAGCGATACTAAAGTTGCCGGAGAAACAACGTTTAGTATTTAATATGAAATATTTCGATGATTTAAAATATGATGAAATGTCGGAAATATTAGAAACTTCTGTTGGTGCACTAAAAGCTTCTTATCATCATGCCGTAAAAAAAATAGAAGCCTTTTTAAAACTAATCGAGATTTAAATTAAACCTATTACTAGTCAGACAGTCTAAACATTATAAAAAACATGAATAATCCGTCGAACATGAAAAACGATCAACCATTTAAAGTTCCTGAGGATTACTTTGAAAACCTAAGCGATCGGGTTCAGGAAAAAATTATAACGGAAGAAAATCCGAATAAAAGACTGATACAAGTATTAAAACCATACTTCTGGATGGCAGCCAGCGTCGTTGGGATCCTTTTTATTGCCAAAATTGTACTGATCAACTCAGTTCCATCCGATTACAAAATTCAACAGCTTTCTCAAACAGAAAATACGGCTGTTGATACTCAAAGTACAAGTCTGGATGAACTTAATTGGTTCTCAGATGAAAGTTCTGAGGCTACATCTGATGAAATAATTGAATACCTTTCGGATTTTGACATTGATTCTGAATCTTTATTAGCAAACTTATAACAGGCCAGACATGAAACGAATTTTAATCCTATTAACACTTGTTGTTAGCTATAGTTACTTAGGCATTGCACAGGAAAGAGAACATGGTATGCATGATCAGATGAGTGAACGATTCGAAGCACAAAAAATCTCTTTCATCACTCAAAAATTAGAATTAACACCTGATGAAGCTCAAGTATTTTGGCCACTTTACAATGAATTGGAAAAAAAGAGAAAAGAAAACAGAGACCAAGGCAGAATTCTTTTCAGAAAACTGCGCAACAACTCTGCAGAATTATCTGATAAAGAATTAGGCGATCTTAGTGACG is a genomic window containing:
- a CDS encoding transketolase; translation: MDLKEMKNQVDLTATDMAANNVRILSAAMVEKAKSGHPGGAMGGADFINVLYSEFLNFDPTDMNWINRDRFFLDPGHMSPMLYSILSLIGNYTMEELANFRQWGSPTPGHPEVDFARGVENTSGPLGQGHTMAVGAAIAERFLVARFGNWMAHKIYTFISDGGIQEEIAQGAGRIAGTLGLSNLIMFYDSNNIQLSTKVEEVTVEDTAKKYEAWNWNVITIKGNDATAIREALAAANKESERPTLIIGKTLMGKGAVDIDGCSFENMVSTHGQPLGAAGASIEKTIENLGGNPENPFQIFPEVQEYYAEVLKKKQEYASAKKAEQAEWAKANPELAAKLEKFFSNEAPELDYEAIVQKSGDATRSASSVVLAELAKNVENMIVSSADLSNSDKTDGFLKNTKALAKGDFSGAFLQAGVAELTMASICNGIALHGGVIAACGTFFVFSDYMKPAVRLAALMQVPVKYIWTHDAFRVGEDGPTHQPIEQEAQIRLLEQLKNHSGQMSLLALRPADADEATVAWKMAMENTKTPTALILSRQNITKLPSKENRYQEALQAQKGAYIVEKPETTPDVVLLASGSEVATLVEGAKILRAEKGLKVQIVSVPSEGLFRTQSAAYQNEVIPAGIPVLGLTAGLPVTLLGLVGPLGKSIGLDHFGYSAPANILDEKFGYTAENVVKEVLALLQK
- a CDS encoding RNA polymerase sigma factor; the protein is MNHKSDEEILELFRDKHTQSQAFTFLVKKYQERLYWQIRKIVLLHDDSDDVLQNTFVKIWKGLQNFRSDSQLFTWMFRIATNEALTYIKEKQKKYLGYSNGEVEEMLLANLEADPYFDGNKAQLELQKAILKLPEKQRLVFNMKYFDDLKYDEMSEILETSVGALKASYHHAVKKIEAFLKLIEI